In Brachyhypopomus gauderio isolate BG-103 chromosome 18, BGAUD_0.2, whole genome shotgun sequence, the sequence AATCAGCTTGTCCAGGGAGGGCCTGTTCCATGTCTGTCTGGATTTTAGGCATATCAGGTCTAATAGAGGATAGTGGAGGATGTCAGAGGTTAAAAGATTTGGCTGTCCCCTCTGATGTCAGGTCACAGGATAGCCCTGCTGTTCTTAGTTATACTGCATCTGTGCACAACACAAAAAGGTGCAAAATAACCAATTTTTTTGTGCATTCTCTCAGATTTCTGTTTTTAGGTTTTTATTGATAACTTGATGGAATGCATAATGTGTCCAGTAATACAGAGGGTCTTCGTTTGTTTATTGGGCATTTTCACTGTACATATGttcttgttttggttttgttacATGGTACATAATATAGAGATTTTCATAGTTTTACTCTGAATATTATGCCCAGAATCTCTTTTCATAATTCTAGGTTCATCCAGTAGAATAACAACACTACCCCAACAAAACCCACACTGTACGTCACATACAGATAAGATTCATCAGTGACCTAATAAATCAGATTAGTTGAAGAAGACTGAATGCAGGGAAATGTAGTCTTTTAACATAAGGTGTGGCATGGGATGAGACCCCGATACCTTACCCTCCGTATAATAAAAATAGGATATTGTGTTGTCCGTTACATTATAGCTGGAAAAAGTAGCAAAGATGCCATGTAAATATTGTTTATCTGTTTTCTGAAATTACGCCAAAGTGCAAATTTATTATATGTTCGTAGACTACAGTACCCaagatgtatatatatatatatttttcattccAGAGGCTTGACTTTAAGCGTCCAAAATAATCAAAAAAGATTTGATTGGACAAGCAGAGGAAAGTGGTAGTTTTTATTGGTGGACCCAGATCTCTGTCAGACGTGGTGTGTGACTCATGTGGGCGCTCCCTCGGTGGAAGCAGGAATGGAATGGCTCCGCAACCCTAACGGCGCGGAAGGTATGGCTTTATTTTTCCTACGTGTATCCCCGTAAGTTACAGATGCCAGCTACACGTGTAGCcttctgtttgttttctgttgatGGCTGAAATAAGCAAAGCAAAGAAATGAAACTAACTCAGTCATTTATACTAAATAAGATAGAAGCCTATTCCGCTCAGCCCAGGAGTTTTCTGAGTCTACTTCTTAGGCTGCGTGCGTGTCTTAATGAATATTTTATTAATCTTTATGGTAGCAAGATGGCATTTAAAGATGTGTCAGACATGGCGAATTGCGCCTCTTTTTAAACATTCTGCCTTGGGCACACTGACGACATGTGTAATCAATAGCCTCGCACGTTATTTATGGAAATGTTCAGAAGCAAATAACAACACCGCACGTTTCGATTCTTAGCTCAGTCCTTACTGTAACCTATTTGATCTAAGACAAGAGACTGCAACGCGATAGACATCTTCTATTGTCCGTCTCTATCGTAAAGCTGGAATCGCAAGTGGTAAACTGTCAAATAAGACTCGTGTCCTCACAAGAATAGCGCTACTGTATTCTCTAGTAGGCTCGAGTGATATAAATTTAGATCGCACATCTCTTTCGACACGTCTGCCCCGGTTCGTTTCTATGGAAACATCCTCCCCCGCCCTCCTCCGGCATATTTACGTGGTTAAACGTCTATAAAAGGTGGTATCCGTTAACAGATAAGTCGATAAATAAAAACTTTAGTCTGTAGTAAATGCTAATAATACATTATGTTCATATTGAAACGGTACATTAATACATTGTAGATCATAGGAGAACAGCGCAATTTCGTTCTATATTTATGTGTGAAAGAAAGAATCCGAGAATGTTTGTTCAAGAGTATGTTTATTCACATAAAGCCTTGGTCATTAGGAGTAAAAATCTTATTTTTATTCTTGTAATGTGTAACTAGAACACAAGCACAGGTAGAAAACCACAATAAGGCATGACGCATGCAACTCTTTAAATTGACGTTTTTCCCCCCAGTACAGAATATCCTAGGCTACGTTCTCCATTGGTAGCATGGCAGCGGGTAAGAGCTTTGCATGGCATCAACATCTCACCTTGCATGGTTGCATGCAACCTACATCATACAGATaatgtatgtatacacacatacacacactccacttaaaacattaaaaaaccCTTTTCCCATTTCTGATTCAGTTCAGTGATCACATGGCGGAACACATTTTGAATATGTTTCAGTACTGAAATGCAAAATACTTTAAAAGTAGGTTAAGGTTTCTGTCAAGAGTTGACATTAAGGAGGgtagtttgttttgtttgttttttaaagccTCGTTGGCTTTTACAGAATGTGTTTAATCTCACTGTCAACACTGTTAGAtggatggtgtgttggggtggtgcgGCCACGTTAACCTTCCGTTCATGCTGTGCTACACTTACTTGAGTAGTTAAATAGTTCACATACATATTTATATGGGACATGAAGAAAGGAATGACATTCTGTCAGACTAGGAATGCGGATGGAAAGGCTAGTGTTTTCATTCCTAATAATGTGACACagggaatgtttttttttgtgagtTATATAAAATCTACACCCAACCCACCGTCTCCAAGGCTTTGACAGACCTCAACAATTCCACCTGCCTTTCCCATGTTCTGACCGCCTTTGCCCTCAACTTTACTGGTCTCTCTATCCATCTCACCATCTGatgctctctctccatcataGAATTCCTAAATGGGAAGGATGCACACTCTCTCCTCAAGCGCTTTCCGCGGGCTAATGGGTTTATTGAGGAGATTTGGCCGGGAAAcattgagagggagtgtgtggaagaGAGCTGCAGCTTCGAGGAGGCTAATGAGGTGTTTGATAACAAGGAAAAAACAGTAAGATCTGGTGATTGCTTCCATTTTTATTGTTTTGAGTAATGAAGTCTCATGAAATATGAGCGATGATACATGCATTTCTGTAGATTAATTTTGACAGTATGAATATCAAGTTTAATATACCAGTGTCAAATATTTTGGTCAAAGAACACTAAAGCATTTTCCAGTGATTAATGTTCTATTATTATCAATGACAACATCACATACAAAATACAATGTTCTCTTTAGATGGAGTTCTGGAAGACACGCAGTGTCTATACGGTGACCAGCAATAATGAATCCCGCTCGGAGCGTGCAGACACTGTGTACATGGTGGTGCCTCTTCTGGGCGTGgccctcctcatcatcatcgCTCTCTTCCTCATCTGGCGCTGCCAGCTCCAGAAAGCCACACGTCGCCGCCCGGCCTACACTCAGAACCGCTACCTGGCCAACCGCAACACACGCAGCCTTCCCAGAATCCTAGTGCACCGTGACAGCCCATCGCACACAGAGAGCTCCCATGCCAATGAGAGGCCCAGCGTGGTGGTCAGCGGTGGGGAAAGAGGTAGTGGCGTGAACCCAGACTCCTTGCAGCATGGCGGGCATGCGCCAAACAGCCGCAGCCTTTACGTCCAGGAGTCCTCCATGTCTGTGGCGTCACGTTTGTCGGGGGCCACGCCTCCTCCCTCCTATGAAGAGGTGACGGGCCACTTGGAGAGCAGTAGTGACgagaccaccaccaccccctatAGTGACCCGCCGCCCAAGTACGAGGAGATTGTTAAAGAAAAGTGAAAGTGCACAACGCGAAAGATGTGAAACAGGGTCACTTGCTGCCCGGCGCGGGATTGAACTGATCAAAAGACGTCCTTATTCCCAAGTGCTCATCACAGTTTGGGTCTGTCAGGCCAGAGTGTGCTAGTGTGCATTTTTGACCTCTTGAATTGCCCCAGGCTGATGCCGAGATTCTTGATGGGAGCGTGTGAGCTGCACTAAGAGATGTGGTTGTTGTCGTGAAGTTGTGTCCTTGAAGTCGAATGTTTGGAAGGTTTGGGCTTTGGGGCTAGGACTCCTTAATGCTTGTTCTAGAACTCTTCCTGAACCCTGGCATCAGCGCGTTGCACTGTAAAACCTCCTGCCCCTTCGACCCATCACTCCATGCTCAGTACTACTCATGAATCTCTTTCCCCTTTTTTAGGAGAAAGGTACAGCTGCGAAAAGAAGTGACACAAGTGTGCTCACTCTCCAGTTTACTGTATGCAGGATGAAAATTGTATGGGTTCTAAGGAGATCTTCAAAACGCTAGCCTATATAGCTCttagacaaaaaaaaattaccTATAGAGGCGAGTGATCTGAACTATTTTATAAAACAGATCTCCGACACATGTCTAAAGGGGCTGTTTGAGATAACTGTGTGCCAGCAAAGGCACTTCAAAAATGTGCTGCCATGTAGAAAATACTCGTGGTTTGAAAAGGCACGTAGTTTTGCTGCACACTTTTATTAAGCACATTATTGCTCACTCTGCATGAATACACAGTTGGTTTCAGGCCTTAAATACATGTCACAATCAATAGAATAGTTATCGGACTGTCTGCTCGGCAGTTTCTTGCTGTGAGTGAACGCACCAAATTTTATATTTTACTCCCAATACTGTGCTCATACAACACTTTACAAGACGCAACACTTTGCAAGACTGCTCCATACACAGAAACCCACTGAGAGCACAATTACTGGATAATATAACATTCCAGACCCCTAACAGCCCCATATCCACACGTTCACTATTTTCTCTGCTCTCTGACTGTTTACAGCTTTTGTTACTTTTTTATAATAGCATAAAACTGTGTGAACATGTATAAAGCGTTATGTGGCTTTCGACCTCACCAGGTGCTATAATGTAGTACAAATGCTGCTTGTCCTCACATTATGTTCCTCATACACTATCTGTGACTCTTGGCTCTGAGTCTTCACGAATCAGCTAAACTGCCCGTACATAACACGCGCCTGAACAGTGTTTTTAGCTCAGGTTTAAGCCAATGAACTGCCGCCTTTGCAGCAAATATGTAAATAATCTATCACTGCCAACCAATAGGAGAAGGGGTCAAGGGGTGACGCGTAGAATGCTGTTTTTGAGTGGTACTGAATAACATCACAGTACGTCATTACTGTAGTCACAAGTGGTGTTCTGCAGTTTTGCATAAGACAAACACTAAACTTATTACACAGCCCGAAAATGATTCTGCACAATTTGTAAtcatataaaaataaaagtataGACGTTAGTCCATCCCAGTGACTCGAATGGTGTTCATGAAGGTGAAAGGTCATTCAAAGATCACACTCACTGCATTGTGCTTCGTGGTGAAATACCAAGTTCATTTCAAGCAGTCTGGCCTTGCCACGCGTTTGCAGGATATTTGCAGTCCATTTCGCAATCGTTGAACGTTTTCTTTCGCATGTGTACCAACATCAGGTTTTGAGGACAACATAGACTTGGGTTTTTACacatttttgttatttattgAAGTCGTTTTGGTATTTTTGTACCGTTGTAAACATCCTAACTGACTAACATTTAGAGCGCATTTGCGTTTTACCGGTAGGTGAGGTACGAGACAATCTGTTAAATAGGTTAAATCAAGGTGTTTGCTTGGACACGCATTAAACCCAGTGACACGAACTACTCACTCTAGAATGATGAAAAATAAGTGTCAGTCCAGGCGTGTTGAACATTTGACGCCAAAACACCCTGTGTGCGCATATATTGTATGGTAATTACCCAAACAAGCTGGCTAAACTGAGAACAGGGACTTGTAATCGGAGCGGACTTCTTGTCCATGAGTATTGATGGGAGAAACGCGCCCAGCAAGAGCAAACATTTGTGCATCAGCATTTACTACATCAACGCAGCTCTTATAGACCACTG encodes:
- the prrg3 gene encoding transmembrane gamma-carboxyglutamic acid protein 3 isoform X2, giving the protein MAAEFLNGKDAHSLLKRFPRANGFIEEIWPGNIERECVEESCSFEEANEVFDNKEKTMEFWKTRSVYTVTSNNESRSERADTVYMVVPLLGVALLIIIALFLIWRCQLQKATRRRPAYTQNRYLANRNTRSLPRILVHRDSPSHTESSHANERPSVVVSGGERGSGVNPDSLQHGGHAPNSRSLYVQESSMSVASRLSGATPPPSYEEVTGHLESSSDETTTTPYSDPPPKYEEIVKEK
- the prrg3 gene encoding transmembrane gamma-carboxyglutamic acid protein 3 isoform X1; the encoded protein is MEWLRNPNGAEEFLNGKDAHSLLKRFPRANGFIEEIWPGNIERECVEESCSFEEANEVFDNKEKTMEFWKTRSVYTVTSNNESRSERADTVYMVVPLLGVALLIIIALFLIWRCQLQKATRRRPAYTQNRYLANRNTRSLPRILVHRDSPSHTESSHANERPSVVVSGGERGSGVNPDSLQHGGHAPNSRSLYVQESSMSVASRLSGATPPPSYEEVTGHLESSSDETTTTPYSDPPPKYEEIVKEK